In a single window of the Branchiostoma floridae strain S238N-H82 chromosome 2, Bfl_VNyyK, whole genome shotgun sequence genome:
- the LOC118404232 gene encoding membrane frizzled-related protein-like, with translation MCGQQVTCGVLVVTAILLLMSTEATSPPCGSTLKDRSGTFSSLNFPQNYDNDVQCNWTISINVSVSSVVLTFDTFDLEFEPNCGYDYVEVWERRLEGEHLLGRFCGDNDTQDNFPPAQVHAESREITVLFRSDAWVTSRGFNATYVSNERGDVTCDQYEFRCSDGSGCIPRVLSCNGRKDCWDGSDESDCGCQTIPDTLSFCKGEITYDRMASRNLLGTDIPANVLQDIIRSVQAYAGTCHPEATAYICALVAPMCENNR, from the exons ATGTGCGGACAACAGGTTACCTGTGGGGTGCTGGTTGTTACTGCCATCCTATTACTCATGTCAACAGAAG CAACGAGCCCACCTTGCGGTTCGACCTTGAAGGACAGGTCAGGGACGTTTAGCTCACTAAACTTCCCGCAGAACTACGACAACGACGTGCAGTGCAACTGGACGATCTCCATCAACGTGTCTGTGTCGTCTGTAGTGTTGACATTTGACACGTTTGACTTGGAGTTTGAGCCGAACTGTGGGTACGACTACGTGGAAGTGTGGGAGAGACGTCTGGAAGGGGAGCATCTTCTGG GGCGGTTTTGCGGAGACAATGACACCCAGGACAACTTTCCCCCGGCACAAGTCCACGCAGAGTCTCGCGAGATTACAGTGCTGTTCCGCAGTGACGCATGGGTGACGTCACGTGGTTTCAATGCTACTTACGTCAGCAATGAACGTGGGG ATGTGACGTGTGATCAGTACGAGTTTCGCTGTTCTGACGGATCCGGCTGTATCCCGAGGGTTCTGTCATGTAACGGCCGCAAGGACTGCTGGGACGGGAGTGACGAAAGCGATTGTG ggTGTCAGACAATCCCGGACACACTCAGTTTCTGCAAAGGTGAAATTACGTACGATCGCATGGCTAGCAGAAACCTGTTAGGCACCGATATCCCTGCGAATGTTTTGCAAGACATCATCCGCAGTGTACAAGCCTATGCGGGGACGTGCCATCCCGAGGCTACTGCTTACATATGTGCGCTCGTGGCGCCTATGTGCGAGAACAACAGGTGA
- the LOC118409561 gene encoding bromodomain-containing protein 8-like, whose protein sequence is MERIEELKRLVRIDQQNYRRLKAELIKVKSGELDHQLKDMWNEIQAKKKASEEALEAQRRAQEEAEAAKAATQGPVFCIPEVTAGHLHQSSEFTTGQKGKRPMHQVRQQAPQHLPHLQLPAAAASSAAAHEGTADAAPETVEGEPPAGPAPLPSPLPSPNLPPQQQDARSPAQTPTKLTSYQKQPPPSPLLSSLLKTKHQELAQQGLTQAPLEHDHSSVPQPLPPLTIPPSAPTSQHALLEGSGVMAAPLQSPAAAVGQGQVAPAATAVPSSPSAGAPTLSRLLNKTSSAAHHQKGSQPPLPSPNPLSPPPQSPSHGHPQEMVSTLQSPTSQPVQVMTKTPPATRQQAPVVSIPVTAQQQAKVKQEPVPEPQPTSQALSGVPSVTPTPSTPRVKEEARQAVQEEAVRVKEEPMSQTEATPSTKIDEVKETKSMVKKKGQRGRPRGSRRGTRSRARQEPDEGDREGDPVEGSDTGDPGKEDTRSEVEYSESEDGRPQDSDDNSSISAAGPHPLAASFQSDSLPSSPASFSQCSDDQETLKAERAWRKAIMMVWRAAASHKYANVFLHPVTDDQAPGYHSIVFRPMDLSTIKKNIETGLIRTTAEFQRDIMLMFQNAIMYNNSDHDVYHMAVEMQRDVMQQIQQFLATQLMVQTADTGKTQLRLRETTRRPEDQQRRGSSEEGGPGKKRRRADDLA, encoded by the exons ATGGAGAGAATAGAAGAGCTGAAGAGACTGGTGAGAATAGACCAACAAAACTACAG GCGTCTGAAGGCAGAGCTAATCAAAGTGAAGAGTGGAGAGCTTGATCATCAGCTCAAGGACATGTGGAACGAAATCCAGGC GAAAAAGAAAGCTTCAGAAGAGGCCCTGGAGGCTCAGCGTAGGGCACAGGAGGAAGCAGAGGCAGCCAAGGCAGCCACACAAG GACCCGTCTTCTGTATACCTGAGGTAACCGCGG GACACTTACATCAGTCTTCAGAATTTACAACTG GACAAAAGGGTAAGAGACCAATGCACCAAGTCAGGCAGCAGGCCCCTCAGCACCTACCACATCTCCAGCTGCCAGCCGCAGCTGCTAGCTCTGCAGCTGCACATGAAGGGACAGCTGATGCTGCACCTGAAACTGTTGAG GGAGAACCTCCCGCTggccccgcccccctcccatcacccctcccctccccaaacCTGCCCCCACAACAGCAAGACGCACGAAGCCCGGCCCAGACGCCCACCAAATTGACGTCGTACCAGAAACAGCCGCCTCCGTCGCCACTTCTTTCGTCCCTCCTGAAAACGAAACACCAAGAGCTGGCGCAACAGGGCCTTACCCAAGCTCCCCTG GAACATGACCATTCTTCTGTGCCACAGCCTCTCCCTCCTCTTACCATTCCACCATCAGCACCAACCTCCCAGCATGCCCTGCTGGAAGGGTCAGGGGTCATGGCAGCCCCGCTCCAGAGCCCAGCAGCTGCAGTGGGGCAGGGCCAGGTGGCTCCAGCTGCTACAGCTGTGCCCAGCTCACCTTCTGCAG GGGCTCCCACCCTCTCCAGATTACTTAATAAGACTTCATCCGCTGCACATCATCAGAAAGGCAGCCAGCCTCCTTTACCCTCTCCCAACCCCCTCTCCCCTCCTCCTCAGTCACCCTCTCATGGGCATCCCCAAG agaTGGTCTCGACTCTACAAAGCCCCACCAGCCAACCAGTGCAGGTAATGACCAAGACACCTCCTGCTACCAGACAACAAGCCCCGGTGGTGTCCATCCCTGTCACAGCACAGCAGCAAGCTAAGGTCAAACAG gagCCTGTGCCAGAGCCCCAGCCAACAAGTCAAGCCCTTTCCGGTGTTCCATCTGTCACACCCACCCCTTCAACTCCTCGGGTCAAGGAAGAAGCCAGACAAGCTGTCCAAGAGGAGGCTGTCCGGGTGAAGGAAGAGCCCATGTCCCAGACTGAAGCCACTCCCTCCACTAAAATAGATGAAGTGAAGGAAACAAAAAGTATGGTTAAAAAGAAGGGTCAGAGAG GCCGACCCAGAGGATCCAGAAGGGGCACGCGATCTCGGGCACGGCAAGAGCCG GATGAAGGTGATCGTGAGGGGGACCCAGTAGAGGGGAGTGACACGGGCGACCCCGGGAAGGAGGACACTCGGAGCGAGGTGGAGTACTCTGAGAGTGAGGATGGGCGGCCGCAGGACAGCGATGATAACTCCAGCATCAGCGCAGCAGGACCACATCCACTGGCAGCATCCTTCCAGTCAGACTCTCTCCCCAGCAGTCCAGCATCCTTCTCACAATG TAGTGATGATCAGGAGACGCTGAAGGCAGAACGGGCCTGGCGGAAGGCTATCATGATGGTGTGGAGAGCTGCCGCATCACACAAATATGCCAACGTATTCCTCCACCCTGTAACTGATGACCAGGCACCAGGATATCACAGCATTGTCTTCAG GCCGATGGACTTGTCAACAATCAAGAAGAACATTGAGACCGGTTTGATCCGCACCACGGCAGAGTTCCAGAGGGACATCATGCTGATGTTCCAAAACGCCATCATGTATAACAACTCTGACCATGACGTGTACCACATGGCTGTGGAGATGCAGAGGGATGTCATGCAGCAAATACAG CAATTCTTGGCCACTCAGCTCATGGTGCAGACAGCAGACACGGGCAAGACCCAGCTGAGACTGAGGGAGACCACACGCAGACCAGAG GACCAACAGAGACGAGGCTCCTCTGAAGAGGGCGGCCCTGGGAAGAAAAGACGCAGAGCGGACGACCTGGCCTGA